Proteins co-encoded in one Rudaeicoccus suwonensis genomic window:
- a CDS encoding ribonucleoside-diphosphate reductase subunit alpha, which yields MSIHVTKRDGTREPYDADRINRAIERAATGLPNAMSMTMQIASELAITLFDGITTEQLDEAAINVAVQNVKDDPDFDVIASRLLLKTIYKRVLGDFETQSELALLHQARFPGYVRVAVEDGLFDPRLASAFNLEALAAALDHHLDDGLRYIGIVTLKNRYMATDSARRPLEVPAYFWMRVAMGLSVEEKDPTQAAIAFYRKMASLDYLAAGSTLVNAGTCTPQLSNCFVMQMDDDIEHIAKSMRDVMWLTKGTGGIGLSVTKLRSEGSPIRSNNTSSTGPIPFMHTVDSILRAVSRGGKKFGALCFYMENWHLDFPQFLDLRQNAGDPYRRTRTANTSVWLSDEFMKRVVADDDWYLFDPLETPDLVELVGDEFSARYAEYVAMAKAGRLRSHRRLRAREQWKAILVSLQTTSHPWLTWKDTINQRALNDNTGTIHLSNLCTEITLPQDLDNVSVCNLASINLSRHLVDGEWDWDRLAESARLAVRQLDNLIDVTRSSVPESEHSNSENRAIGLGIMGFTEVVERLGMAYSSQGAADLIDELVEFISWHAIDTSCDLARERGAYPNFAGSGWSRGLVPIDTLDVLQERRGTPVDVDRTTRMDWNALRAKVAGGIRNATLMAIAPTASIGLVAGTTPGLDPQFSQLFSRATSSGKFLEVNRNLVAALQDAGLWEQVREDLLRAQGDLSALPQVPEQLQAVFQTSFQLPPTAFLTIASRAQKWIDQAISRNIYLESRDIGAMGDLYVDAWRKGVKTTYYLHMKPRHTAEQSTVQVNKAAASGRTSGGFGFARRAAAAAPTLETAPVLETALDSAAAVDAAPIEAAPVQASAPTNAPIVIQEGFVCPTDPQELLNCEACQ from the coding sequence GTGAGCATTCATGTCACCAAACGCGACGGCACCCGCGAGCCGTATGACGCCGACCGCATCAACCGCGCCATCGAACGTGCGGCCACCGGACTGCCGAACGCCATGTCGATGACCATGCAGATCGCCTCGGAGTTGGCGATCACGCTGTTCGACGGCATCACCACGGAGCAGTTGGACGAGGCTGCCATCAATGTCGCGGTGCAGAACGTCAAGGACGACCCGGATTTCGACGTGATCGCCTCGCGGCTGCTGCTGAAGACGATCTACAAGCGCGTGCTCGGCGACTTCGAGACGCAGAGTGAGCTGGCCCTGTTGCACCAGGCCCGCTTTCCCGGTTACGTCCGGGTCGCGGTCGAGGACGGCTTGTTCGATCCGCGGCTGGCATCGGCCTTCAACCTCGAAGCGCTGGCTGCCGCACTTGACCACCATCTCGATGACGGGCTGCGCTACATCGGCATCGTCACGCTCAAAAACCGATACATGGCAACGGATTCCGCGCGGCGTCCGCTGGAGGTTCCGGCATACTTCTGGATGCGGGTCGCGATGGGCCTGTCGGTGGAGGAGAAGGACCCGACCCAGGCCGCGATCGCGTTCTACCGCAAGATGGCGTCGCTGGATTACCTCGCCGCAGGGTCGACGCTGGTCAACGCAGGCACCTGCACACCGCAGCTCTCGAACTGCTTCGTGATGCAGATGGACGACGACATCGAGCACATCGCCAAGTCGATGCGTGACGTCATGTGGCTGACCAAAGGCACCGGTGGCATTGGTCTTTCAGTGACCAAGCTGCGCTCCGAGGGCAGCCCGATCCGCAGCAACAACACATCCTCGACCGGCCCGATCCCGTTCATGCACACCGTCGACTCGATCCTGCGTGCGGTCTCGCGAGGCGGCAAGAAGTTCGGCGCGCTGTGCTTCTACATGGAGAACTGGCATCTGGACTTCCCGCAGTTCCTCGACCTGCGGCAGAACGCCGGCGACCCCTACCGCCGCACCCGGACGGCCAACACCTCCGTCTGGCTGAGCGACGAGTTCATGAAACGCGTTGTGGCCGATGACGATTGGTACCTCTTCGACCCACTGGAGACGCCCGACCTGGTCGAACTCGTCGGTGACGAGTTCTCGGCCCGCTACGCGGAGTACGTCGCGATGGCCAAGGCCGGCCGGTTGCGCTCGCACCGCCGCCTGCGGGCTCGCGAGCAGTGGAAGGCCATCCTGGTGTCTTTGCAGACCACCTCACACCCGTGGCTGACGTGGAAGGACACCATCAATCAGCGGGCGCTCAACGACAACACCGGCACGATCCACCTGTCGAACCTGTGCACCGAGATCACGCTGCCTCAGGACCTCGACAACGTCTCGGTCTGCAACCTGGCCTCCATCAACCTGTCACGTCACCTGGTCGACGGCGAGTGGGATTGGGACCGCCTCGCCGAGTCGGCCCGTCTGGCGGTGCGTCAGCTGGACAACCTCATCGACGTCACTCGTTCGTCCGTGCCGGAGTCCGAGCACTCCAACAGCGAGAACCGCGCTATCGGCCTGGGGATCATGGGTTTCACCGAAGTCGTCGAGCGGCTCGGTATGGCGTACTCCTCGCAGGGCGCTGCCGATCTCATCGATGAGCTGGTCGAGTTCATCAGCTGGCACGCCATCGACACCTCCTGCGATCTGGCACGCGAACGTGGCGCCTACCCCAACTTCGCGGGATCCGGCTGGTCACGAGGGCTGGTGCCGATCGACACGCTCGACGTACTGCAGGAACGTCGCGGCACGCCCGTCGACGTCGACCGCACCACGCGGATGGACTGGAACGCGCTGCGCGCCAAGGTGGCCGGCGGCATACGGAACGCCACCTTGATGGCGATCGCCCCGACCGCCTCGATCGGTCTCGTCGCCGGCACCACTCCTGGGCTGGATCCGCAGTTCTCGCAACTGTTTTCGCGGGCGACGTCGTCCGGCAAATTCCTGGAGGTCAACCGCAACCTGGTCGCCGCGCTGCAGGACGCCGGTCTGTGGGAGCAGGTGCGTGAGGATCTGCTGCGGGCGCAGGGCGATCTGTCGGCGCTGCCGCAGGTGCCGGAGCAGCTGCAGGCGGTCTTCCAGACGTCTTTCCAGTTGCCGCCGACGGCATTCCTGACCATCGCGTCCCGCGCGCAGAAGTGGATAGACCAGGCCATCAGCCGCAACATCTACCTGGAGTCGCGCGACATCGGCGCCATGGGCGATCTGTATGTCGACGCGTGGCGCAAGGGTGTCAAGACGACCTATTACCTGCACATGAAGCCCCGGCACACTGCCGAGCAGTCGACGGTGCAGGTCAACAAGGCCGCGGCGAGCGGCCGGACGAGTGGCGGCTTCGGCTTCGCACGACGTGCGGCTGCTGCGGCGCCGACACTCGAGACTGCACCTGTTCTCGAGACCGCACTCGACTCCGCGGCTGCAGTCGACGCTGCGCCCATCGAGGCTGCGCCGGTCCAGGCATCGGCACCGACGAACGCGCCGATCGTCATACAAGAGGGTTTCGTCTGCCCGACGGACCCGCAGGAACTTCTGAATTGCGAGGCTTGCCAATGA
- a CDS encoding acyl-CoA thioesterase, which translates to MTRPDDTRLTLAHIMSAHDTNLMGTVHGGVVMKLVDDAAGTVSARYSGGPSVTAMMDEMHFLAPVHVGDVLTVNAQVNWAGRSSMEVGVRVEATRWNEITDPVHVATAYLVMVAVDGEGTPRVVPALHPRTVEEVRRHREAQIRHEQRVARRDAIRVSRATESAATAEQATSTAAATV; encoded by the coding sequence GTGACACGACCTGATGACACCAGGTTGACACTCGCGCACATCATGAGCGCGCACGACACGAATCTGATGGGCACGGTGCACGGTGGCGTCGTGATGAAACTCGTCGACGACGCGGCAGGGACAGTGTCCGCGCGCTACTCGGGCGGGCCGTCGGTGACAGCCATGATGGACGAGATGCACTTTCTCGCACCGGTGCATGTCGGCGACGTGCTGACGGTGAATGCCCAGGTCAATTGGGCCGGCCGATCCTCGATGGAGGTCGGGGTTCGCGTCGAGGCGACCCGATGGAACGAGATCACGGATCCGGTGCACGTGGCTACCGCATACCTGGTGATGGTCGCGGTCGACGGTGAGGGGACACCAAGGGTCGTGCCGGCACTGCACCCGCGCACTGTCGAGGAGGTGCGCCGTCACCGCGAAGCTCAGATCCGGCACGAGCAGCGAGTCGCCCGACGCGACGCCATCCGGGTATCCCGCGCCACCGAATCGGCAGCGACCGCTGAACAAGCAACCTCAACAGCCGCTGCAACTGTATGA
- a CDS encoding alpha/beta hydrolase family protein, with protein MGRRWEKGPEHDDSQPILILPRVPRPRAIALVLHGGAPDSTTGVTKFEPALLRMLPFAQHIEVRSGGRIGAAILRDAVRGYNGAERSPVHDARWAVRRLQERYPGLPMGLVGHSMGGRVALELAGIDGVSTIVGLAPWIPQQYDVAPFLPLHTLLMHGRQDTMTDARESEKLVDRIRTAGGDATYRAFNGSHAMLWRPGRWHRHTTAFLRLNLLAR; from the coding sequence ATGGGTCGGCGCTGGGAGAAGGGGCCGGAGCACGACGATTCGCAGCCGATCCTGATTCTGCCGAGAGTCCCGCGACCGCGAGCGATCGCTCTCGTGCTGCACGGTGGCGCGCCCGACAGCACCACCGGCGTCACGAAGTTCGAGCCGGCCCTGTTGCGGATGCTGCCCTTCGCCCAGCACATCGAAGTGCGCAGCGGCGGGCGCATCGGAGCGGCGATCCTGCGCGATGCCGTGCGCGGCTACAACGGCGCCGAACGCTCGCCGGTGCATGACGCGCGCTGGGCGGTGCGGCGGCTGCAGGAGCGGTACCCCGGACTGCCGATGGGTCTGGTCGGCCACTCGATGGGTGGGCGAGTTGCCCTGGAACTAGCGGGAATAGACGGCGTCAGCACCATCGTCGGTCTGGCGCCCTGGATCCCGCAGCAGTATGACGTCGCGCCGTTCCTGCCGCTGCACACCTTGCTGATGCACGGTCGCCAGGACACCATGACCGACGCACGCGAGTCCGAGAAGCTGGTCGACCGGATCCGCACAGCAGGCGGCGATGCCACCTACAGGGCGTTCAACGGTTCGCACGCGATGCTGTGGCGACCGGGGCGGTGGCACCGGCATACAACCGCATTCCTGCGACTGAATCTGCTTGCGAGATGA
- a CDS encoding acyl-CoA dehydrogenase — MSHYKSNVRDLEFNLFELLGRDEVLGKGPYDEVDVDTAREMLKELARLAETDLGESLIDSDRTPPVYDPQTKSVQLPEAFKKSYQAYVDSGFYNVDLPAKMGGTVVPPSLKWGMNELVLGANPAIGMYAATYSFAKLLDVLGTPEQQKLAALVAEHSWGATMVLTEPDAGSDVGAGRTKAVQQPDGTWHITGVKRFITSAEQDMTDNIVHFVLARPEGAGPGTKGLSLFVVPKFHVDLETGELGERNGAFVTNVEHKMGLKVSTTCEVTFGDGIPAVGTLLGDEHNGIAQMFKVIEHARMLVGTKAIATLSTGYLNALDYAKQRVQGADMTTPAKDAPRVTITHHPDVRRSLMLQKAYAEGLRSVMLFTAAQQDIVDAEFLRTGAEPEPGTPAEMAGKLNDLLLPVVKGVGSERAWVLLGTESLQTLGGSGFLQDYPIEQYVRDAKIDTLYEGTTAIQGLDFFFRKIVKDQFASLMHLAGLIQETVKGGDGHDGLSTERELLGTAVADLQGIAEWMATTSMAALEPGKQDQVYRVGLNTTRFLLAAGDVIIGWLLLRSAEIAQGHLTAGDAGSDEAFYQGKVAAAKFFAANVLPRITAERAMAEATDLSLMELSEDAF, encoded by the coding sequence ATGTCCCACTACAAGAGCAACGTCCGCGATCTGGAGTTCAACCTGTTCGAACTCCTCGGCCGCGACGAGGTGCTCGGCAAGGGCCCGTATGACGAGGTCGACGTCGACACCGCCCGCGAGATGCTGAAGGAACTCGCGCGCCTGGCCGAAACCGACCTCGGCGAGAGCCTCATCGACAGCGACCGCACTCCGCCGGTCTACGACCCGCAGACCAAGAGCGTGCAGCTGCCCGAGGCCTTCAAGAAGTCCTACCAGGCGTATGTCGACTCCGGCTTCTACAACGTCGACCTGCCGGCCAAGATGGGCGGCACGGTCGTGCCGCCGTCGCTGAAGTGGGGCATGAACGAGCTGGTCCTCGGTGCGAACCCCGCCATCGGCATGTATGCCGCGACCTACTCTTTCGCCAAGCTGCTGGACGTGCTCGGCACCCCCGAGCAGCAGAAGCTCGCCGCGCTGGTCGCCGAGCACAGCTGGGGCGCGACCATGGTGCTCACCGAGCCCGACGCCGGCTCCGACGTCGGCGCAGGTCGCACCAAGGCGGTGCAGCAGCCCGACGGAACCTGGCACATCACCGGCGTGAAGCGCTTCATCACCTCCGCCGAGCAGGACATGACCGACAACATCGTCCACTTCGTCCTCGCGCGACCCGAGGGCGCCGGCCCGGGCACCAAGGGGCTGTCGCTGTTCGTCGTGCCGAAGTTCCACGTCGACCTCGAGACCGGTGAGCTCGGCGAGCGCAACGGTGCCTTCGTCACCAACGTCGAGCACAAGATGGGCCTGAAGGTCTCGACCACGTGCGAGGTCACCTTCGGCGACGGTATCCCGGCCGTCGGCACCCTGCTGGGCGATGAGCACAACGGCATCGCCCAGATGTTCAAGGTCATCGAGCATGCGCGAATGCTGGTGGGCACCAAGGCGATTGCGACTTTGTCGACCGGTTACCTCAATGCGCTCGACTACGCCAAGCAGCGCGTCCAGGGCGCCGACATGACCACCCCGGCCAAGGACGCGCCGCGTGTCACGATCACCCATCACCCGGATGTCCGCCGCAGCCTGATGCTGCAGAAGGCATATGCCGAGGGTCTGCGTTCGGTGATGCTGTTCACCGCCGCACAGCAGGACATCGTCGATGCGGAGTTCCTGCGTACCGGCGCCGAGCCCGAGCCGGGCACCCCGGCCGAGATGGCCGGCAAGCTCAACGATCTGCTGCTGCCGGTGGTGAAGGGTGTCGGCTCCGAGCGGGCCTGGGTGCTGCTGGGCACCGAGTCGCTGCAGACGCTGGGCGGCTCCGGCTTCCTGCAGGACTACCCGATCGAGCAGTACGTCCGCGACGCCAAGATCGACACGCTCTATGAAGGCACGACGGCGATCCAGGGACTCGACTTCTTCTTCCGCAAGATCGTCAAAGACCAGTTCGCCTCGCTGATGCACCTGGCCGGACTGATCCAGGAGACCGTCAAGGGCGGCGACGGCCACGACGGGCTGTCCACCGAGCGCGAGTTGCTCGGCACCGCAGTGGCCGACCTGCAGGGCATCGCCGAGTGGATGGCGACGACCTCGATGGCCGCGCTTGAGCCCGGCAAGCAGGACCAGGTCTATCGAGTGGGGCTCAACACCACGCGGTTCCTGCTCGCTGCCGGCGACGTGATCATCGGCTGGCTGTTGTTGCGCAGCGCCGAGATCGCGCAGGGCCACCTCACGGCCGGCGACGCCGGATCCGACGAGGCGTTCTACCAGGGCAAGGTCGCGGCCGCGAAGTTCTTCGCCGCCAACGTGCTGCCCCGCATCACCGCCGAACGCGCCATGGCTGAAGCCACCGACCTGTCCCTGATGGAACTGTCAGAGGACGCCTTCTGA
- the dcd gene encoding dCTP deaminase, with the protein MLLSDRDIKAQVDAGRVRLEPYDEAMVQPSSIDIRLDRYFRLFDNHKYPFIDPAEEQDELTRLVQIEPDEPFVLHPGEFVLGSTYEQVTLPDDIAARVEGKSSLGRLGLLTHATAGFVDPGFSGHVTLELSNVATLPIKLWPGMKIGQLCFFQLSSPAENPYGSAKYGSHYQGQRGPTASRSFSNFHRTDV; encoded by the coding sequence GTGCTGCTCTCCGACCGCGATATCAAGGCCCAGGTCGATGCCGGCCGGGTGCGACTCGAGCCGTATGACGAGGCGATGGTCCAGCCCTCGAGCATCGACATCCGGCTCGACCGGTACTTCCGGCTGTTCGACAACCACAAGTACCCGTTCATCGACCCCGCCGAGGAGCAGGACGAACTCACGCGCCTGGTGCAGATCGAGCCGGACGAGCCGTTCGTGCTGCACCCGGGGGAGTTCGTCCTCGGCTCGACCTATGAGCAGGTGACTCTGCCCGACGACATCGCAGCGCGCGTCGAGGGCAAGTCGAGTCTCGGACGGCTCGGCTTGCTCACTCACGCGACGGCCGGTTTCGTCGATCCCGGCTTCAGCGGCCATGTCACCCTGGAGTTGTCCAACGTCGCCACCCTGCCGATCAAGCTGTGGCCGGGTATGAAGATCGGTCAGCTGTGCTTCTTCCAGCTCAGCAGCCCGGCCGAAAACCCTTATGGCAGCGCGAAGTACGGCTCCCACTATCAAGGTCAGCGCGGTCCGACAGCGAGTCGTTCGTTCAGCAATTTTCACCGCACCGACGTCTGA
- a CDS encoding alpha/beta fold hydrolase produces MRRDLTHQVTAAAVSATAVATASLVAYYGYWQGQERSRILAGSQMIETASGPVEYVALGPVVAPPVLILHGSPGGYDQAELFARRNGLDSVARVLAPSRPGYLRTPLGECVDAATEADVLADFLTAYGVERVVVLGISGGGPAALEFAARHRDRCDGLILLAAISRPETEAQIYARMPVLQRIATQIADRTVQTNVGPFVLTHVLRGERNQDLRDGLERVTRWDLRREGYRRDMRQIESDHLDVAALSGLRTLIVHGTRDVDVPLSQAQETAELLPWAQVELVEGADHLSIWGRAEAADAVKAFLTRR; encoded by the coding sequence GTGCGACGAGACCTGACCCACCAGGTGACGGCAGCGGCCGTGTCGGCGACCGCGGTCGCCACCGCGTCCCTGGTCGCCTACTACGGTTACTGGCAGGGTCAGGAACGCTCGCGCATCCTCGCCGGCAGCCAGATGATCGAAACCGCAAGCGGGCCAGTCGAATACGTCGCTCTTGGCCCGGTGGTTGCGCCACCGGTGCTGATCCTGCACGGGTCGCCTGGCGGCTACGACCAGGCCGAGCTCTTCGCTCGCCGCAACGGCCTCGACTCGGTGGCACGGGTTCTCGCGCCCTCGCGGCCGGGGTACCTGCGCACGCCGCTCGGTGAGTGTGTCGATGCGGCGACCGAGGCCGACGTGCTGGCCGACTTCCTCACCGCCTATGGCGTCGAGCGTGTCGTCGTGCTCGGCATCTCCGGTGGCGGCCCTGCCGCGTTGGAATTCGCCGCACGCCATCGTGATCGATGTGATGGGCTCATCCTGCTGGCGGCGATCAGCCGGCCCGAGACCGAGGCTCAGATCTACGCCAGAATGCCTGTGCTGCAACGGATTGCGACGCAGATCGCCGATCGCACCGTGCAGACGAATGTCGGGCCCTTCGTTCTGACTCACGTGCTGCGCGGTGAACGAAACCAGGATCTGCGCGACGGTCTCGAGCGGGTGACCCGCTGGGACCTACGTCGCGAGGGCTATCGCCGCGACATGCGCCAGATCGAGTCCGACCACCTCGATGTTGCAGCCCTTTCCGGCCTGCGAACGCTCATCGTGCACGGCACGCGCGATGTCGATGTGCCCCTGTCGCAGGCGCAAGAAACCGCCGAACTGTTGCCGTGGGCGCAGGTCGAACTCGTCGAGGGTGCCGACCATTTGTCGATATGGGGTCGGGCCGAAGCAGCCGACGCGGTGAAGGCGTTTCTTACGAGGAGATAA
- a CDS encoding Fur family transcriptional regulator, with protein sequence MSAGSGETPAVAAALEQLREAGERVTPARRAVLGVLDKSREHLTAEDVAARVAGAEPGVHRATIYRSLQSLTELGLVAHTHVPGSATIYHLRESPAAHVSHAHLQCTTCERFFDAPMRSLEPLRDQLRDEMGFTIDIQHAALLGTCADCLAAEGSGSSDAHGQHAHGHHD encoded by the coding sequence GTGAGCGCGGGAAGTGGCGAAACGCCGGCAGTAGCAGCAGCTTTGGAGCAGTTGCGTGAGGCGGGGGAGCGCGTGACACCGGCTCGTCGGGCTGTGCTCGGAGTGCTGGACAAGTCGCGCGAACACCTCACCGCCGAGGATGTCGCTGCTCGGGTCGCTGGGGCTGAGCCGGGTGTGCACCGGGCGACGATCTATCGGTCGTTGCAGTCGCTGACCGAGCTGGGGCTGGTGGCGCACACGCATGTGCCGGGCTCGGCGACGATCTATCACCTGCGCGAATCGCCGGCTGCTCATGTGAGTCACGCGCATCTGCAGTGCACGACGTGCGAGCGATTCTTCGATGCCCCGATGCGGTCGCTGGAACCACTGCGCGATCAGTTGCGCGACGAGATGGGGTTCACGATCGACATACAGCACGCGGCGTTGTTGGGAACGTGCGCGGACTGCCTTGCCGCCGAGGGCAGCGGCTCCTCTGACGCCCACGGTCAGCACGCTCACGGTCATCACGACTGA
- a CDS encoding ribonucleotide-diphosphate reductase subunit beta: protein MTSTAAPTTAILGTGIQEGLLLKPIRYQWAYDLYNQAVANTWFPNEIQLGEDLADFERMTDEERHAVTFLMSYFNPNELLVNKALAFGVYPYLNAPEAHLYLAKQMWEEANHCMAFEYVLETFPINRDEAYAAHADIPSMVAKEEFEVRYIERMASQTLDITTTEGKRDFVRNLVAYNVVLEGIWFYSGFMVALSFRQRNLLRNFGSLMDWIVRDESLHLKFGINLILTVLEENPDLQTEEFADEIRQMVLDAVEMEERYNHDLLPRGILGLNADYINTYVRYLADRRLEELGFAAHWGVSNPAKWMATANDTLQLVNFFESTNTSYEVNAQAGS, encoded by the coding sequence ATGACATCCACCGCCGCACCGACCACCGCGATCCTCGGCACGGGAATCCAGGAAGGTCTGCTGCTGAAACCGATCCGCTACCAGTGGGCCTACGACCTCTACAACCAGGCCGTCGCAAACACGTGGTTTCCCAACGAGATTCAGCTGGGCGAAGACCTTGCCGACTTCGAGCGGATGACCGACGAGGAGCGTCACGCGGTGACCTTCCTGATGAGTTACTTCAACCCCAACGAACTGCTGGTCAACAAGGCGCTGGCGTTCGGCGTCTACCCCTACCTCAACGCGCCCGAGGCGCACCTCTACCTCGCCAAGCAGATGTGGGAGGAGGCCAACCACTGTATGGCGTTCGAGTACGTCCTCGAAACCTTCCCGATCAACCGCGACGAGGCGTATGCCGCACACGCGGACATCCCCTCGATGGTGGCCAAGGAGGAATTCGAGGTCCGCTACATCGAGCGGATGGCATCGCAGACGCTCGACATCACCACCACCGAGGGCAAGCGTGACTTCGTGCGCAACCTGGTGGCGTACAACGTTGTGCTGGAAGGGATTTGGTTCTACAGCGGGTTCATGGTGGCGCTCAGCTTCCGGCAGCGGAATCTGCTGCGCAACTTCGGGTCGCTCATGGACTGGATCGTGCGCGACGAGTCGCTGCACCTGAAGTTCGGCATCAACCTGATCCTGACCGTGCTGGAGGAGAATCCCGATCTGCAGACGGAGGAGTTCGCCGACGAGATCCGCCAGATGGTCCTGGATGCCGTCGAGATGGAGGAGCGCTACAACCATGACCTGCTCCCGCGCGGCATCCTCGGGCTCAACGCCGACTACATCAACACCTACGTGCGATATCTGGCCGACCGGCGATTGGAGGAGCTGGGCTTCGCCGCGCACTGGGGTGTCAGCAATCCGGCCAAGTGGATGGCGACGGCCAACGACACGCTGCAGTTGGTGAACTTCTTCGAATCCACGAACACCAGCTACGAGGTCAACGCACAGGCCGGATCCTGA
- the cutA gene encoding divalent cation tolerance protein CutA translates to MTDVTEQLLEVRIAVASAQEADSIAQVLVHERLAACVQQLPGMRSTYRWQGRVETATEILVTAKTSTAHFAGLAQRVRELHSYDVPEITAIQLGPVDETYAAWWRAALRPDDGMPQSHVETERKFTLPEGRPAPDAMEWPGVDAVGEAQHHHLQATYFDTTDVRLGRRGITLRRRTGGTDEGWHLKLPRDEDSRVEQWLPLGALGDGEVVPRGFAGQLTEVLAGEQLQPVCEVETRRVEREVSGRGVVLASVCEDYVWTRNLIDSSLDQAWREMEVELSHGGMDFLERVTAHLRECGVAQASISSKLRAAMGSLLRTDAVEQGVS, encoded by the coding sequence ATGACTGACGTGACGGAGCAACTGCTGGAGGTGCGCATCGCCGTTGCGAGCGCGCAGGAGGCCGACTCGATCGCCCAGGTGCTGGTGCACGAACGCCTCGCGGCCTGTGTGCAGCAGCTGCCCGGGATGCGCTCGACATACCGCTGGCAGGGGCGCGTCGAAACCGCGACCGAGATCCTGGTGACCGCCAAGACGTCGACGGCGCACTTCGCGGGGCTTGCGCAACGGGTGCGAGAGCTGCATTCGTACGACGTGCCGGAGATCACCGCCATACAGCTCGGGCCGGTGGACGAGACGTATGCCGCATGGTGGCGCGCGGCCCTCCGACCCGATGACGGGATGCCGCAGTCACACGTGGAGACCGAGCGGAAGTTCACCCTCCCCGAGGGGCGGCCGGCGCCAGACGCTATGGAGTGGCCCGGTGTCGACGCGGTCGGTGAAGCGCAGCACCACCACCTGCAGGCGACGTATTTCGACACGACCGACGTGCGTCTCGGCCGGCGCGGCATCACGCTGCGACGCCGCACCGGCGGCACCGACGAGGGCTGGCATCTGAAGCTGCCGCGTGACGAGGATTCACGCGTCGAGCAGTGGTTGCCGCTGGGGGCGCTCGGTGACGGCGAGGTCGTGCCGCGGGGGTTCGCGGGGCAGCTCACGGAGGTGCTGGCCGGTGAGCAGCTGCAGCCGGTGTGCGAGGTCGAGACGCGGCGGGTCGAACGCGAGGTGTCGGGCCGTGGCGTGGTGTTGGCGAGTGTGTGCGAGGACTACGTGTGGACCCGCAACCTCATCGACTCGTCACTGGATCAGGCGTGGCGCGAGATGGAGGTCGAGTTGTCGCACGGGGGCATGGACTTCCTCGAGCGTGTCACGGCGCACCTGCGCGAATGCGGTGTCGCGCAGGCGTCGATCAGCTCCAAACTGCGAGCCGCGATGGGGTCGCTGCTGCGGACCGATGCAGTCGAGCAGGGTGTCTCGTGA
- a CDS encoding P1 family peptidase — protein MRPGPTNSIVDVPGIRVGHVDRVGGGWLTGTTVVLPWADGAMAGVDVRGGGPGTRETDLLDPRNLVQRVHAIVLTGGSAYGLDAAGGVMAALEADGVGLPVQPGVRVPIVPAAVCFDLGRGGSASNRPDADFGRRAYAAASADAPAQGCAGAGAGAAAGGLKGGVGSASAVLADGAVVAALVVVNAAGSCVDPATGELYAARFGLPGEFDGLRRPSASELAAARQLAQSRPPSLGVGLATTLAVVATDHALDKAQCQKLAGIGHDGMARAIRPVHTMFDGDTVFALATGGRPAPDAMQLHELLDVGGDCVTRAIGHAMLAASSVGPASSESTGGSSEASPDAEAGLPVPVSLRSYLDAFPSAKGHND, from the coding sequence ATGCGACCTGGGCCGACCAACTCCATCGTCGACGTGCCGGGGATCCGGGTGGGGCATGTCGATCGCGTCGGTGGCGGATGGCTGACCGGCACGACGGTCGTGCTGCCGTGGGCAGACGGGGCGATGGCCGGTGTCGACGTGCGAGGTGGTGGCCCTGGCACCCGCGAGACCGACCTGCTCGATCCGCGCAACCTGGTGCAGCGCGTGCATGCCATCGTGCTCACAGGCGGTTCGGCATACGGTCTGGATGCCGCAGGCGGGGTGATGGCGGCGCTCGAAGCTGACGGCGTCGGGTTGCCCGTGCAACCGGGTGTGCGCGTGCCGATCGTGCCCGCGGCGGTGTGCTTCGACCTCGGGCGTGGCGGGTCGGCGTCGAACCGGCCGGATGCCGATTTCGGTCGTCGTGCGTATGCCGCAGCATCCGCGGACGCACCCGCTCAGGGTTGCGCGGGGGCCGGTGCCGGTGCAGCAGCGGGTGGACTCAAGGGCGGAGTCGGGTCGGCGTCCGCGGTGCTTGCCGATGGTGCGGTCGTGGCAGCGCTGGTCGTCGTCAACGCGGCCGGTTCGTGTGTCGATCCTGCGACGGGCGAGCTGTATGCCGCGCGCTTCGGTCTGCCGGGTGAATTCGACGGCCTGCGGCGGCCGTCGGCTTCCGAACTGGCGGCTGCGCGGCAGTTGGCGCAGTCTCGTCCGCCCTCGTTGGGTGTCGGCCTGGCGACGACCCTGGCCGTCGTGGCCACCGATCACGCCTTGGACAAGGCGCAATGTCAGAAGCTCGCGGGCATCGGCCACGACGGTATGGCGCGCGCCATCCGTCCGGTGCACACGATGTTCGACGGCGACACGGTCTTCGCGCTCGCGACCGGTGGCCGCCCGGCGCCGGACGCGATGCAGCTGCACGAGTTGCTTGACGTCGGGGGCGATTGCGTGACGCGGGCGATCGGGCACGCGATGCTGGCGGCATCGAGCGTGGGACCTGCGTCGAGCGAGTCGACTGGTGGCTCGTCGGAGGCGTCGCCGGACGCCGAGGCGGGCTTGCCGGTGCCGGTGTCACTGCGCAGCTATCTCGACGCATTCCCCAGTGCGAAGGGTCACAATGACTGA